From the genome of Lepidochelys kempii isolate rLepKem1 chromosome 17, rLepKem1.hap2, whole genome shotgun sequence, one region includes:
- the LOC140899518 gene encoding C-C motif chemokine 1-like: MKVTSLALTTLLLAALWTEAHCDSFVSQSNTCCMKDNFVPRRISPKHIRSCRPTGPNCSRQAVIVTLTQGKEVCVDPSKISLATCQGKQEKPRKDAQTAQLRQKQLDKNSV, encoded by the exons ATGAAGGTCACCTCCTTAGCCCTGACAACGCTGCTCCTTGCCGCTCTCTGGACTGAAGCCCACTGCGATTCCT TCGTCAGCCAGAGCAACACATGCTGCATGAAAGATAATTTTGTTCCCAGAAGAATTTCTCCAAAACACATCAGAAGTTGCAGACCCACAGGTCCTAACTGCTCCCGCCAGGCCGTGAT AGTGACGCTCACACAGGGGAAGGAAGTCTGTGTTGACCCCAGTAAGATATCGCTGGCCACATGTCAAGGAAAGCAAGAAAAACCACGTAAAGACGCCCAGACTGCACAGCTGAGACAGAAGCAGCTGGACAAGAACTCCGTGTGA